In a genomic window of Colias croceus chromosome 20, ilColCroc2.1:
- the LOC123700655 gene encoding cyclin-J-like, with amino-acid sequence MESLNMSKLNLSSVRSHATSENCTKPDVTEIKYESNTLLDPDDEFHCEYRDDIWKNLLEQDAQKPVIHLQSPQLEFRGALVQQLRDVSKKLGLSLATLHSAVAQLDLFMDAHRLRADRLTHVALACLSLAAKSEEKLSRAPTLKTLAKISGVQLCGKTFRQLEWMVGQHVRWRLLAPTPVTFAALLAQYVVTDADLTTRHPKFVRRFRRDGAKLLEAYLDLTLSDVRLKVVESVEVGCACVSCARAELGLCAWPRWLAELSGRRHETVAPVARLLHRMMQIKSRDTSECEVDQGYSSARTTPNITPSTSPQYQISPPTTCTNYLDYRQPINTEYLIPETNLNYYRISQQTDHRLCRASRLIEASIEPSTSMAVKRNIDSNELELDRKRYRVSLSQAVQ; translated from the exons ACACTCCTGGACCCTGATGATGAGTTCCACTGCGAATACAGAGATGACATTTGGAAGAATCTATTAGAACAAGACGCTCAGAAACCTGTTATACACCTGCAATCACCACAG CTCGAATTCAGAGGGGCCCTAGTGCAGCAGTTGCGCGACGTCTCAAAGAAGCTGGGTCTCTCGCTAGCAACACTGCACTCTGCGGTCGCACAGTTGGATCTATTCATGGACGCACACAGACTGAGGGCGGATAGACTCACACACGTGGCGCTCGCGTGCTTGTCTCTTGCAG CAAAGAGTGAAGAGAAGCTCAGCAGGGCGCCCACGCTGAAAACGTTGGCTAAAATAAGCGGAGTACAATTATGCGGCAAGACGTTCAGACAATTAGAGTGGATGGTCGGTCAGCACGTGCGTTGGCGACTGCTAGCGCCCACGCCCGTGACTTTCGCGGCCCTGTTGGCGCAGTACGTGGTCACCGACGCGGATCTGACCACGAGGCACCCGAAGTTTGTGAGACGGTTCAGGCGGGATGGAGCTAAATTGCTCGAAGCATATCTGGATTTGACACTGTCCG ACGTGCGTCTCAAAGTAGTAGAGAGCGTGGAGGTGGGTTGCGCGTGCGTGTCGTGCGCCCGCGCGGAGCTCGGGCTGTGCGCGTGGCCGCGCTGGCTGGCGGAGCTCAGCGGCCGCCGGCACGAGACCGTGGCCCCGGTGGCCAGGCTGCTGCACAG GATGATGCAGATAAAATCGCGCGACACGTCCGAGTGCGAAGTGGACCAAGGCTACAGTAGCGCACGGACCACGCCCAACATTACCCCCTCTACGTCACCACAATACCAAATATCGCCCCCCACGACTTGCACCAACTACCTCGACTACAGACAACCGATCAACACAGAGTACCTAATCCCAGAGACGAACCTCAACTACTACAGGATCTCGCAACAAACGGACCACAGACTGTGCAGAGCGAGCAGACTAATCGAAGCGAGCATAGAACCATCCACAAGTATGGCTGTGAAAAGAAACATTGATTCGAATGAATTAGAACTAGATAGAAAGAGATACAGGGTGTCTCTGTCGCAGGCGGTTCAATGA
- the LOC123700651 gene encoding protein tipE produces MRGGSSERLVVRAKRRRGDTRARLTRYITISLAAVLCGGSSALLFLVPLYADPALSALAADFDPVPAECVTERRDDRLGLDNCTWASCREGCTSDAYKCIQLHVKYKAYAEDWRPAVLYVNIKGCGYPPAVNCENFTLNYGYVGARYPCFWSRADTTVVVPRWSRGEQVATVTRTLALPLFLSGCAGIGLCALHCECRPRRKRRPPRRPPRLPTLSIDDTTVYRLA; encoded by the coding sequence ATGCGTGGTGGAAGTTCAGAAAGACTGGTCGTGCGAGCCAAGCGTCGAAGAGGAGATACACGCGCCAGACTCACACGATACATAACAATTTCATTGGCAGCCGTGCTCTGTGGAGGCAGTTCAGCGTTACTTTTTCTCGTGCCGCTGTACGCAGACCCAGCGCTTAGTGCGTTAGCCGCTGACTTCGATCCAGTCCCTGCGGAATGCGTAACAGAGAGACGCGATGATAGGCTCGGACTCGACAACTGCACTTGGGCATCTTGCCGAGAAGGATGCACTAGCGACGCATATAAATGTATTCAACTGCACGTCAAATACAAAGCATACGCTGAGGATTGGCGTCCGGCAGTACTGTATGTAAACATAAAAGGATGCGGTTATCCACCAGCCGTGAATTGTGAGAACTTTACGCTCAACTACGGCTACGTGGGCGCCAGGTACCCATGTTTCTGGTCTCGAGCGGACACCACTGTCGTAGTGCCTAGATGGTCAAGGGGAGAGCAAGTAGCGACTGTGACGAGGACACTAGCTTTGCCGCTCTTTCTGTCTGGATGCGCGGGAATTGGCCTCTGCGCTTTGCACTGCGAGTGTCGACCGCGACGCAAGCGACGACCACCACGCCGGCCTCCACGTCTCCCGACATTGTCTATTGACGACACAACCGTATACCGGCTGGCTTAG
- the LOC123700646 gene encoding tRNA pseudouridine synthase A isoform X1 has translation MSVRLFHTFINTLRSNLPKHANFIKTGRIQVRQLAMSVASENVDKDSELVNKQHTRYHQRQRMKRQWEFNDNKTETSENGESDAKKTCDQPFERIKRKKMAVLLGYCGVDYYGMQRNPGVKTIEEDLLIALRDAKYITEEDFVNQQNAQFQRSSRTDKGVSAARQVVSLKLPLEVNTEEINKRLPECIRVFGIKRVTNKFNSKSKCNARTYSYTLPTYVFEPNAVTDEERKLYRITGEKMNFVNELLSHYKGTKSYHNFTEKKHYQDPSASRYMMSFSMERTFIESEVEFAEMLVKGQSFMLHQIRKMIGLVIVIARGQAEPSMMERVFGKDKVMIPTAPGLGLMLDKVHYERYDAKFKDSHESLTWDDMEEEIELFKRQQIHPTVIRGEIEGKSMACWLEKVAKHSFVPNEDVAEEKTELGEDDDEDDETSKVDDKCDGDDKLETNSVKTNDEDDKSKLDVKKLEENNVKSNEEEGVSVKCDGDEGNLCKSDDSVSVKLDKKDSVIQ, from the exons atgtcAGTCCGTTTATTTCACACCTTTATTAATACACTGAGAAGTAATCTCCCTAAACATGcaaactttataaaaacag GTCGTATTCAAGTAAGACAGTTAGCCATGAGCGTTGCGTCGGAAAATGTGGACAAAGACAGTGAACTCGTTAATAAACAGCATACAAGATACCACCAGCGGCAGCGTATGAAGCGGCAATGGGAGTTTAACGATAACAAGACAGAAACAAGTGAAAATGGCGAAAGTGACGCCAAAAAGACTTGTGACCAGCCATTTGAACGAATTAAGAGGAAGAAGATGGCTGTGTTGTTAGGTTATTGTGGCGTAGACTATTATGGAATGCAGAG AAACCCAGGCGTAAAGACAATAGAAGAAGATCTATTAATCGCTCTACGTGATGCTAAATATATAACAGAAGAGGATTTTGTTAACCAACAGAACGCCCAGTTTCAGAGGAGCTCTAGAACAGACAAGGGTGTGTCTGCAGCGAGACAAGTTGTATCCTTGAAACTTC CGTTAGAAGTAAATACAGAAGAAATTAACAAAAGACTACCGGAATGCATCAGAGTGTTTGGAATCAAGAgagttacaaataaattcaactCAAAATCAAAGTGCAATGCACGAACATATAGCTATACTCTTCCCACCTATGTGTTTGAGCCTAATGCCGTTACGGATGAAGAGAGAAAGCTATATCGAATAACGGGAGAGAAAATGAACTTTGTAAATGAATTGCTTAGCCATTATAAGGGAACTAAGAGTTATCACAATTTTACAGAGAAGAA gcattaTCAGGACCCATCAGCATCAAGATACATGATGAGCTTCTCTATGGAAAGGACTTTTATTGAATCTGAAGTAGAATTTGCAGAAATGTTGGTAAAG GGACAAAGCTTCATGTTGCATCAGATTAGGAAGATGATCGGTTTGGTGATAGTCATAGCTCGTGGTCAAGCCGAACCATCGATGATGGAGAGAGTCTTCGGCAAGGACAAGGTCATGATACCCACTGCGCCTGGTTTGGGGCTAATGTTGGATAAG GTGCACTACGAGCGGTACGATGCAAAGTTCAAAGATTCCCACGAAAGTTTGACCTGGGACGACATGGAGGAAGAAATAGAGCTATTCAAGCGGCAACAAATACATCCAACTGTGATTAGAGGGGAAATAGAAGGGAAATCTATGGCGTGTTGGCTTGAGAAAGTGGCAAAACACTCATTTGTACCAAATGAAGATGTGGCTGAAGAGAAAACTGAACTGGGtgaagatgatgatgaagatgaTGAAACTAGTAAAGTGGATGATAAATGTGATGGTGATGACAAACTAGAAACAAATAGTGTTAAAACAAATGACGAAGATGATAAAAGTAAACTTGATGTGAAAAAACTCGAAGAGAATAATGTTAAATCAAATGAGGAAGAAGGTGTAAGTGTAAAGTGTGATGGAGATGAAggtaatttatgtaaaagtgATGATAGTGTTAGTGTAAAGTTGGATAAGAAAGATAGTGTTATACAGTAG
- the LOC123700646 gene encoding tRNA pseudouridine synthase A isoform X2 — MSVASENVDKDSELVNKQHTRYHQRQRMKRQWEFNDNKTETSENGESDAKKTCDQPFERIKRKKMAVLLGYCGVDYYGMQRNPGVKTIEEDLLIALRDAKYITEEDFVNQQNAQFQRSSRTDKGVSAARQVVSLKLPLEVNTEEINKRLPECIRVFGIKRVTNKFNSKSKCNARTYSYTLPTYVFEPNAVTDEERKLYRITGEKMNFVNELLSHYKGTKSYHNFTEKKHYQDPSASRYMMSFSMERTFIESEVEFAEMLVKGQSFMLHQIRKMIGLVIVIARGQAEPSMMERVFGKDKVMIPTAPGLGLMLDKVHYERYDAKFKDSHESLTWDDMEEEIELFKRQQIHPTVIRGEIEGKSMACWLEKVAKHSFVPNEDVAEEKTELGEDDDEDDETSKVDDKCDGDDKLETNSVKTNDEDDKSKLDVKKLEENNVKSNEEEGVSVKCDGDEGNLCKSDDSVSVKLDKKDSVIQ; from the exons ATGAGCGTTGCGTCGGAAAATGTGGACAAAGACAGTGAACTCGTTAATAAACAGCATACAAGATACCACCAGCGGCAGCGTATGAAGCGGCAATGGGAGTTTAACGATAACAAGACAGAAACAAGTGAAAATGGCGAAAGTGACGCCAAAAAGACTTGTGACCAGCCATTTGAACGAATTAAGAGGAAGAAGATGGCTGTGTTGTTAGGTTATTGTGGCGTAGACTATTATGGAATGCAGAG AAACCCAGGCGTAAAGACAATAGAAGAAGATCTATTAATCGCTCTACGTGATGCTAAATATATAACAGAAGAGGATTTTGTTAACCAACAGAACGCCCAGTTTCAGAGGAGCTCTAGAACAGACAAGGGTGTGTCTGCAGCGAGACAAGTTGTATCCTTGAAACTTC CGTTAGAAGTAAATACAGAAGAAATTAACAAAAGACTACCGGAATGCATCAGAGTGTTTGGAATCAAGAgagttacaaataaattcaactCAAAATCAAAGTGCAATGCACGAACATATAGCTATACTCTTCCCACCTATGTGTTTGAGCCTAATGCCGTTACGGATGAAGAGAGAAAGCTATATCGAATAACGGGAGAGAAAATGAACTTTGTAAATGAATTGCTTAGCCATTATAAGGGAACTAAGAGTTATCACAATTTTACAGAGAAGAA gcattaTCAGGACCCATCAGCATCAAGATACATGATGAGCTTCTCTATGGAAAGGACTTTTATTGAATCTGAAGTAGAATTTGCAGAAATGTTGGTAAAG GGACAAAGCTTCATGTTGCATCAGATTAGGAAGATGATCGGTTTGGTGATAGTCATAGCTCGTGGTCAAGCCGAACCATCGATGATGGAGAGAGTCTTCGGCAAGGACAAGGTCATGATACCCACTGCGCCTGGTTTGGGGCTAATGTTGGATAAG GTGCACTACGAGCGGTACGATGCAAAGTTCAAAGATTCCCACGAAAGTTTGACCTGGGACGACATGGAGGAAGAAATAGAGCTATTCAAGCGGCAACAAATACATCCAACTGTGATTAGAGGGGAAATAGAAGGGAAATCTATGGCGTGTTGGCTTGAGAAAGTGGCAAAACACTCATTTGTACCAAATGAAGATGTGGCTGAAGAGAAAACTGAACTGGGtgaagatgatgatgaagatgaTGAAACTAGTAAAGTGGATGATAAATGTGATGGTGATGACAAACTAGAAACAAATAGTGTTAAAACAAATGACGAAGATGATAAAAGTAAACTTGATGTGAAAAAACTCGAAGAGAATAATGTTAAATCAAATGAGGAAGAAGGTGTAAGTGTAAAGTGTGATGGAGATGAAggtaatttatgtaaaagtgATGATAGTGTTAGTGTAAAGTTGGATAAGAAAGATAGTGTTATACAGTAG
- the LOC123701014 gene encoding zinc finger BED domain-containing protein 4-like, whose amino-acid sequence MWTHVKRYHEQELKNDTPSTSNTEAGPPNKKQATMEQILDKNVMYDTDDPRAKAITQTIAEQICVDMEPFDIVNKQGFQRTIKQLSPKYKMVSRPYISENVIPDIYCRVKITIKELLKELPHIIGTTDLWTSDASSIVNDFISLTAHGVNNNFELKNYCLAVFPFEGERHSGENIAENLRELFKNWGIDEQVYLIAVVTDNAPNMGLAVTQVGVKRIRCMAHSLQLVLKDAFSGEEKINEMITKARSIIGHFIHSTSGRKILTEMQKSHNIPCHVLIQDVSTRWDSTLHALRRLLEQRVAVQASLPHVKCRTELVTEEWILMEQVVSVLSYFEEATKSISQESSCLSDAIPLINSLRKVLERIKNTSAMDDNAHSPEYNAFVLNLIAGINDRFDCLENDETFILATALDPRYKLRTFTLKSTIMNARRKLISLITNDTYRESPNSADAPRQNQNEMFSPLGYLVCLSQFYKRSRRRRAFIKHVYSA is encoded by the coding sequence ATGTGGACACACGTGAAGCGTTATCATGAACAGGAGTTGAAAAACGACACCCCATCTACCTCGAATACTGAGGCCGGTCCGCCGAACAAAAAACAAGCTACTATGGAACAAATTCTGGACAAAAATGTTATGTATGATACTGATGACCCCAGAGCAAAAGCGATCACGCAAACGATAGCTGAACAAATATGTGTAGACATGGAGCCGTTCGATATAGTAAATAAACAGGGGTTTCAACGCACCATTAAGCAGTTGAGCCCGAAATACAAAATGGTTTCCCGTCCGTATATCTCTGAAAATGTGATACCAGACATTTACTGTCGCgtgaaaataacaataaaagaaCTTTTGAAAGAACTTCCGCATATAATTGGTACGACTGACTTATGGACTAGCGACGCTTCTTCAATCGTGAACGACTTTATAAGTCTGACTGCTCATGGAGTGAATAACAATTTTGAGCTAAAGAACTACTGCCTAGCAGTATTTCCTTTTGAAGGCGAAAGACATAGCGGTGAAAACATAGCTGAAAACTTACgtgagttatttaaaaattggggTATCGACGAACAGGTATATTTGATAGCTGTAGTAACGGATAATGCACCGAATATGGGACTTGCTGTAACACAAGTGGGTGTGAAACGTATCAGATGTATGGCACACTCTTTACAATTAGTGCTGAAGGATGCGTTTTCAGGAGaagagaaaataaatgaaatgattACAAAAGCGAGGTCCATAATTGGTCACTTCATTCATTCTACGTCAGGTCGTAAAATCCTTACTGAAATGCAGAAATCTCATAATATTCCTTGTCATGTGCTCATCCAGGATGTCAGCACTCGCTGGGATTCTACCCTTCACGCGCTTAGGAGACTTCTTGAGCAGCGAGTGGCAGTTCAAGCATCTTTACCCCATGTGAAATGTAGAACTGAATTGGTTACAGAAGAGTGGATACTAATGGAACAGGTTGTCTCGGTCTTGTCTTATTTTGAAGAAGCTACAAAGTCCATTAGTCAAGAGTCTTCTTGCTTGTCTGACGCCATACCGCTGATCAACAGTTTGCGAAAAGTCTTAGAACGTATCAAGAACACCTCGGCCATGGATGATAATGCTCATAGCCCTGAATATAATGCTTTTGTACTGAATTTGATAGCTGGGATCAATGATAGATTTGATTGTTTAGAGAAtgatgaaacatttattttagcaaCAGCACTAGATCCGCGCTATAAATTGCGTACCTTCACTCTGAAATCTACTATCATGAATGCGAGAAGAAAgctaatttcattaattacaaATGATACATACAGAGAGAGTCCTAATTCTGCAGATGCGCCGCGACAAAATCAAAATGAGATGTTCTCGCCTCTCGGTTATCTGGTCTGCTTGTCACAGTTTTATAAAAGAAGCAGAAGACGACGAGCCTTTATTAAACATGTCTATTCAGCCTGA
- the LOC123701015 gene encoding piggyBac transposable element-derived protein 4-like codes for MDDFEDFEITNDDLTQIENIEISLLNSSFQLSSESEEEYDLQPPLRKRRRRVLSISDTSDIELENAVPSTSGHTASLPVSSTVWHQPKGNQRRIIPYTEFPGLDSRVVREMIDKTPADFYHFLVPDEVFEMVADCTNSFAIKKITGSDAASKAARIRQWKPTSTAEIKRFFGLIIFMGVVKLPKISYYWSKDAVLGQNFPRTIMSRNRFELLLQMLHFSQQDEDNKSNRIHKIQKLLEVMNRNFQKKYTPSEEICIDESVVPFRGRIIFRQYNKQKRHKYGIKEFKLCTIPGYTYKINVYAGKNNDEVNTTPLNVVMSLCSDLLYKGHTLVTDNWYTSIDLAKKLLDAETHLVGTIRKNRKHLPKDVVNAKLKRGQFVAKESEEGITVMKWKDKRDVLLLSTKHSVRFQNVRKRNKVTSKPKIVIDYNVAKGAVDMLDLLAAYSTPLRKSIKWYKKYAINLLLNTAVVNALVLYQSVTGKKIQMADFRLELLKSFCSQQDVPVGRPRRMIHKLQQKEGQARTSRRACVNCYKINAATYGRKLAKNKTKKNRNNILANALLNMSVEHKVSITQKYLEPGHTQMECDSEHAAIERKLKNREILKPSDFITVTKEARKKPTPYEAIHICTIILR; via the exons ATGGATGATTTTGAAGACTTTGAAATAACAAATGATGATTTGACGCAGattgaaaatatagaaatttccTTGCTCAATAGTAGCTTTCAGCTAAGTTCAGAGTCTGAGGAAGAGTATGACTTACAACCACCTTTACGAAAGCGACGTCGACGAGTTCTGTCCATTAGTGACACGAGTGACATTGAACTTGAAAATGCCGTGCCAAGTACTTCTGGTCACACCGCGTCGCTTCCTGTATCATCTACCGTGTGGCACCAACCAAAAGGTAATCAGCGTCGGATTATCCCCTACACTGAATTCCCAGGATTAGATTCACGAGTAGTAAGAGAAATGATCGATAAGACCCCGGCAGATTTCTATCATTTTTTAGTACCAGACGAAGTATTTGAAATGGTGGCCGATTGTACGAATAGCtttgctataaaaaaaatcacaggATCGGACGCAGCATCTAAAGCTGCGCGGATTCGCCAATGGAAACCTACATCCACAGCAGAGATAAAACGATTTTTCGGATTGATTATTTTCATGGGGGTCGTAAAATTACCCAAAATATCCTACTACTGGTCAAAAGATGCTGTACTTGGACAGAATTTTCCTCGAACAATAATGAGTCGAAACCGATTTGAGTTGCTGTTGCAAATGCTGCACTTTTCTCAACAAGATGAAGACAATAAATCTAATAGAATACACAAGATTCAGAAATTGCTCGAAGTTATGAACAGGAACTTCCAAAAAAAGTACACCCCTTCCGAAGAGATCTGCATAGATGAAAGCGTGGTGCCTTTTCGCGGACGAATAATTTTTCgtcaatacaataaacaaaaaaggcaTAAATATGGTATAAAGGAGTTTAAGTTATGTACCATTCCTggttatacatataaaataaatgtatacgCAGGAAAGAATAACGATGAAGTCAATACTACACCGTTGAACGTCGTTATGTCTTTATGCAGCGATCTTCTATACAAGGGACATACGCTAGTGACCGACAACTGGTACACCAGTATAGATCTTGCCAAAAAACTTCTGGATGCAGAGACTCATCTCGTAGGCACGATTCGGAAGAACCGGAAGCATCTGCCAAAGGATGTAGTAAATGCTAAACTGAAGCGAGGACAATTCGTGGCGAAGGAAAGCGAAGAGGGCATAACTGTAATGAAGTGGAAGGATAAAAGAGACGTCCTTTTGCTGTCCACAAAACACTCAGTGCGATTCCAAAATGTCCGAAAACGTAACAAAGTTACTTCTAAACCAAAAATAGTCATTGATTATAACGTTGCTAAAGGAGCTGTAGATATGCTCGATCTGCTGGCTGCTTACTCAACTCCACTGAGGAAATCGATAAAATGGTACAAGAAATATGCAATCAACCTTCTCCTAAACACAGCAGTGGTCAATGCACTGGTCTTGTACCAAAGCGTTACTGGCAAGAAAATACAAATGGCAGACTTCCGGCTGGAATTACTGAAGTCATTTTGCAGCCAACAAGATGTTCCAGTTGGAAGACCTAGAAGAATGATACACAAACTGCAACAAAAAGAAGGGCAAGCCAGAACAAGCAGGCGGGCATGTGTGaactgttacaaaattaacgcAGCTACTTACGGCAGAAAGTTGGCTAAAAACAAGACTAAAAAG AATAGGAATAACATACTGGCAAATGCACTGTTAAACATGAGTGTTGAACACAAGGTGAGTATAACGCAAAAGTATTTAGAGCCTGGTCACACACAAATGGAGTGTGACTCGGAGCATGCTGCAATCGAAAGGAAGTTGAAGAACAGAGAAATCCTCAAACCCAGCGACTTCATAACTGTGACTAAAGAGGCACGAAAGAAACCTACTCCCTATGAAGCCATTCATATttgtactataatattaaggtGA